The window TTCCCGAGGAGGCTCCAGTGGTGCCCGCGGAAAGGGAGCGCAGTGAGAGAAAATCAACAACTGACAGAGCCAACATTTTAAAGCAGGACGGCACAAAGCAGCCATGCTGTAATGCGAAAAGCAGGATCACAATTGAATAGCAGCATTTTCACATGCAACAGGTGGCCACTCAGCTTAAAAGGGAAGCCCGGTTCAAAGCCGGCACGGTCGCGCCACTGTAAGGATGAAGCTCCTACGTCCTGCGCCTGTCCCCTCGGGACGGGAAGGGGGAAGGAGGAATGATTCCGAGTCAGGATACCTGCCTGTTGTCTGCACTTGTACCTACGCGTCATAGGGAGGAGTGATATGAACAGGCTTTAGATTATTTACCTGTGCCTATCTGTATCCAACTGCTCTCTAACCTCCACGGTAGAGGGCTTTTTTCATGAAAAAAAACGACAGGAGACCTGTAAAATGACACAAACATACCCGATGAAACGCTCTAAGACCATTCAGACAAAACTTGTTCTGCCACCCGATACAAATCATCTGCAGACGATCTTCGGCGGAAAGGTTCTGTCCTACATTGATGAAATCGCAGCCCTGGCAGCCATGAAGCACGCCAATACCGTGGTAGTCACCGCCTCAATTGATTCTGTGGACTTCTTATCCTCCGCCAAGGTTGGGGATGCCCTTGAACTGGAGGCCCTCGTCACCTACACAGGACGGACTTCAATGGAGGTTTATGTTCGCGTCTATTCCCATAACCTTCTGAGCGGAAAACGGACCCTGACAACCGAATCCTTCCTGACCATGGTAAGTGTGGACAGCAGCGGGCGGCCATCTCCCGTCCCTGCTGTAGTGCCTGAAACAGAGGAAGAAAAGAAGCTGTTTGAAACAGCCGAAGAACGGCGAAAGCACCGCAAAAACCGGTCATCCTGATTCTGTATCCTCGTGAAAATCGTAAAAAAACAGGCTCCCTTTCCTTGCAAAGAAGGAAAAGAGAGCCTGTTTCTGTTCAGTATTTTGTTTCCAGGGAGAGCCGGTCCTCCACTTCGCGGTTAACAAGATATTTCGGAAAAAAACCATTGAGCACATCTGCGATATTCTGTGCTGACTTCCGTTTCAGCTCCTGTTCAGCTTCAACCGAATAAAACGCAGCATGGGGATTCAAGATCACCTGATCCATCGTCAGCAGCGGGTTGTTCTTTTCAACAGGCTCTTTTTCCAGAACATCCAGCGCTGCTCCGGCAATTTCTTTTTTCCTGAGAGCGTCAATTAATGCCTGCTCATCGATGATCGGGCCCCTTGCTGTATTAATAATACAGGCGGTTTCCTTCATGGCGGCAAACTGGTCTTTACTAATGATTTTTTCCGTGCGCGCATTTAACGGAAGGTGTACGGAAATGTAGTCGGATTCCCGGCACACCTCGTTTAGCTCCAGTAATTCTACACCGAGTTCTCCTGCCATTTCCTCAGGAACAAACGGGTCGAAGGCAATGACCCTGAGACCGAATGCCTGTGCTTTTTTTGTCAGGTTCTGAGGAATGTTTCCGAAGCCGATCAGACCCAGCGTGGACCCTCTCAGACGGTACATGGGAGCAGCCGCGTTAAAATCCCACTCCCCTGCTTTTACATTCTGATTTAAGAGAACGGTTTTCCTCGCGCTTGCCAGGAGCAGTGCCATCGCATGATCGGCCACTTCATCCAGACAGTAGTCCGTTACGTTACTGACTACAATGCCTTTTTCATTTGCTTTAGCCACATCAACCGTATTAAAGCCGACACCGTATCTGGCAATAACTTTACAGT is drawn from Alteribacter lacisalsi and contains these coding sequences:
- a CDS encoding C-terminal binding protein is translated as MAKYKVVVTDSEYTSFEPEKDVFSDLDVELVFEQCRTEEEVIEKCRDADALLNQYAPLGTKVIEALDNCKVIARYGVGFNTVDVAKANEKGIVVSNVTDYCLDEVADHAMALLLASARKTVLLNQNVKAGEWDFNAAAPMYRLRGSTLGLIGFGNIPQNLTKKAQAFGLRVIAFDPFVPEEMAGELGVELLELNEVCRESDYISVHLPLNARTEKIISKDQFAAMKETACIINTARGPIIDEQALIDALRKKEIAGAALDVLEKEPVEKNNPLLTMDQVILNPHAAFYSVEAEQELKRKSAQNIADVLNGFFPKYLVNREVEDRLSLETKY
- a CDS encoding acyl-CoA thioesterase produces the protein MTQTYPMKRSKTIQTKLVLPPDTNHLQTIFGGKVLSYIDEIAALAAMKHANTVVVTASIDSVDFLSSAKVGDALELEALVTYTGRTSMEVYVRVYSHNLLSGKRTLTTESFLTMVSVDSSGRPSPVPAVVPETEEEKKLFETAEERRKHRKNRSS